A stretch of Alkalicella caledoniensis DNA encodes these proteins:
- a CDS encoding VOC family protein: MIKRIDTVFLEVDNLDEAVSWYCENLGLRLRWKNEFGYAAIEISETVLTLVEKTKRPKQSHMPFNFYTSDIKATYNQLVSKGVRVGKLNSDSKFAHFEFEDLSGNILGFCWFLEE; encoded by the coding sequence ATGATAAAAAGGATTGACACTGTATTCTTAGAGGTAGATAATTTAGATGAAGCTGTAAGCTGGTATTGTGAAAATTTGGGTCTTAGGCTTAGATGGAAAAATGAGTTTGGCTATGCTGCCATAGAAATTTCTGAAACTGTACTTACCCTTGTAGAAAAAACCAAAAGGCCTAAACAATCACATATGCCTTTTAATTTTTACACCAGTGACATTAAAGCTACGTATAACCAACTTGTTTCAAAGGGAGTAAGGGTGGGTAAACTAAACAGTGACAGTAAGTTTGCGCACTTTGAGTTTGAAGATTTGTCTGGAAACATATTGGGATTTTGCTGGTTTTTAGAAGAATAA
- a CDS encoding MarR family winged helix-turn-helix transcriptional regulator — protein MQDKEIARLFFSFLIHTKNYAKGHFTLSSTSPLTDTQFKTLIVLKRLKKVSLKKLSEELSVSNSSLSIMLNKLVDDGWVHRAFDNTDRRSTFFSLTQKGNELIDAEVNQKLDVIAERILTVPDNEKQVIVDSINTLQTFISTISK, from the coding sequence ATGCAGGATAAAGAAATCGCTAGGTTGTTCTTTAGTTTTTTAATACACACTAAAAATTACGCCAAGGGTCACTTTACACTATCATCTACCTCTCCTTTAACGGATACACAATTTAAAACTCTCATTGTTTTGAAGAGACTTAAGAAGGTTAGTCTAAAAAAACTTAGCGAAGAATTAAGTGTATCAAATTCAAGTTTAAGCATTATGTTGAATAAGCTAGTTGATGATGGTTGGGTCCATCGTGCTTTCGATAACACCGACCGCCGCAGCACCTTCTTCTCTTTAACACAGAAAGGGAATGAACTAATTGATGCAGAGGTTAATCAAAAGCTTGATGTGATAGCTGAAAGAATCCTCACCGTTCCTGATAACGAAAAGCAAGTGATAGTGGATTCCATTAACACTCTTCAAACTTTCATAAGCACCATATCAAAATAA
- the purH gene encoding bifunctional phosphoribosylaminoimidazolecarboxamide formyltransferase/IMP cyclohydrolase has translation MRIKRALISLSDKSGIEDLAKGLTELGVELISTGNTKKHLESLGLEVTAVSEVTNFPEILGGRVKTLNPYIHGGLLAKNSEEHQQELAKFSIKPIDMVVVNLYPFKDTVSKEDVTLDEAIENIDIGGPTMIRAAGKNFKNVVVLTDRNDYSAVLKSLTEKGDVDFHIRKNLSLKAFTHTALYDSAIIEYLSEGASRNIILEGKSTLRYGENPHQRGYVYKLAKGESTSLINAVQLQGKEMSYNNYNDGNGALETLLEFGTNKPTVVAVKHSTPCGIGQGQTLKEAFINCKESDPLSIFGGIVALNKEVDVSCALELKDIFLEVIIAPKFSKEAREILASKKNIRLIEIEMPKEPSFSSSLKAIQGGVLIQDYDNKSVDERELKLVAGKDLTPEEKKQALFAFRCVKHVKSNAIVVSSGYKTLGISGGQTSRIDAAKQALERAQGKGATILASDAFFPFEDVVDLAAENGIKVIIQPGGSINDKLSIKACEEHGISMLFTKVRHFKH, from the coding sequence ATGAGGATTAAAAGAGCACTAATTAGTTTATCTGACAAAAGTGGCATTGAGGACCTAGCCAAGGGACTAACAGAATTAGGAGTAGAGTTGATATCCACAGGCAACACAAAAAAACACTTAGAGTCTTTGGGACTTGAAGTGACTGCGGTCTCTGAAGTAACTAATTTTCCGGAAATCTTAGGAGGAAGGGTGAAAACCTTAAATCCCTATATCCATGGTGGCTTATTAGCTAAAAATAGTGAGGAGCATCAACAAGAACTAGCTAAGTTTTCCATAAAGCCTATTGACATGGTGGTAGTAAACCTTTACCCATTCAAAGACACAGTGTCTAAAGAAGATGTTACCCTAGATGAGGCCATAGAAAATATAGATATCGGTGGCCCAACAATGATAAGGGCTGCTGGGAAAAACTTCAAAAATGTTGTTGTTTTAACAGATAGAAATGACTATTCAGCTGTATTAAAAAGTTTAACAGAAAAAGGTGACGTTGACTTCCACATAAGAAAAAACCTTAGCTTAAAAGCCTTTACCCATACAGCCCTATACGATAGCGCTATCATTGAATACTTATCGGAAGGTGCAAGTAGAAATATAATTTTAGAAGGTAAGAGCACCCTTAGATATGGTGAAAATCCCCATCAGAGGGGGTATGTATACAAACTGGCCAAGGGTGAATCTACCTCATTGATAAATGCAGTTCAGCTTCAAGGAAAAGAGATGTCCTACAACAATTACAATGATGGGAACGGAGCGTTAGAAACTCTTTTAGAATTTGGGACAAATAAGCCAACTGTAGTAGCAGTAAAGCATTCTACCCCGTGTGGTATCGGGCAAGGTCAAACATTAAAAGAGGCATTTATTAACTGCAAGGAATCTGATCCACTTTCTATTTTCGGTGGGATAGTAGCATTAAACAAAGAAGTTGATGTATCTTGTGCACTAGAACTTAAAGATATCTTTTTAGAAGTAATAATAGCTCCTAAGTTTTCAAAAGAGGCTAGGGAAATTCTGGCTTCGAAAAAAAACATTAGGCTAATTGAGATAGAGATGCCTAAAGAACCTTCATTTTCTAGTTCACTAAAAGCTATTCAAGGCGGAGTACTTATACAAGACTATGATAATAAATCAGTAGATGAAAGAGAACTGAAATTAGTTGCAGGAAAAGATTTAACTCCCGAAGAAAAAAAACAGGCGTTATTTGCATTTAGGTGTGTGAAACATGTTAAGTCAAATGCCATAGTTGTGAGCAGTGGATACAAAACCTTAGGTATATCTGGAGGGCAGACGTCCAGAATTGATGCAGCAAAACAAGCACTTGAGAGGGCCCAAGGAAAAGGAGCTACAATACTTGCCTCAGATGCATTTTTCCCATTTGAAGATGTGGTGGACTTGGCCGCAGAAAATGGAATCAAGGTAATTATACAACCAGGGGGTTCAATAAACGATAAGTTATCAATAAAGGCATGTGAAGAACATGGGATTTCTATGCTTTTCACTAAAGTTCGACACTTTAAACACTAA
- the purM gene encoding phosphoribosylformylglycinamidine cyclo-ligase, producing the protein MKFDYKSSGVDIEKANSLVDYYKECGEKTKRPGVLGSIGGFGGLFKLDVGEMKNPILVSSTDGVGTKLDLAIKYNKHEVVGQDLVGMCVNDIITCGAQPLFFLDYLATGKLEEETIKDLLLGVSDACVEVECALMGGETAEMPGFYPKGKYDVAGFCVGVVDQDKIIDGSKCSEGDIVLGLKSNGIHSNGFSLVRKLLEHYPELNEQMNDIMKPTKLYWKTVKALLNTNVEISAMAHITGGGILENIPRVIPKNLDCIIEENSWDIPNIFTQMQRLGNIDREEMFRTFNMGIGYILIVPEQYQRTVETVLVKENVDYNKIGYLKRSNNEHQQEAQVKII; encoded by the coding sequence GTGAAATTTGACTATAAATCATCTGGCGTGGATATTGAAAAGGCTAACTCTTTAGTAGACTACTATAAAGAGTGTGGAGAAAAAACAAAAAGGCCTGGGGTTTTAGGGTCCATTGGTGGTTTTGGAGGACTCTTTAAGCTTGATGTTGGAGAGATGAAAAACCCAATCCTAGTTTCATCTACAGACGGAGTAGGAACAAAACTAGATCTAGCTATAAAATACAATAAACATGAAGTTGTTGGTCAAGATCTAGTGGGAATGTGTGTTAATGACATAATAACATGTGGAGCACAGCCACTTTTTTTCCTTGACTACCTAGCAACGGGCAAGCTTGAAGAAGAAACAATAAAAGATCTGTTATTAGGAGTATCTGATGCCTGTGTGGAAGTTGAATGTGCGCTTATGGGCGGAGAGACAGCAGAGATGCCAGGTTTTTATCCTAAGGGAAAGTATGATGTTGCAGGATTTTGTGTTGGTGTGGTAGATCAAGATAAAATCATAGATGGTTCAAAATGCTCTGAGGGGGATATAGTTCTAGGGCTAAAGTCAAATGGTATTCACTCCAACGGTTTCTCCCTTGTAAGAAAACTACTAGAGCACTATCCAGAGCTAAATGAACAAATGAATGATATCATGAAGCCTACTAAACTTTACTGGAAGACTGTTAAAGCACTATTAAATACAAACGTAGAAATCTCTGCCATGGCGCACATTACAGGTGGAGGAATTCTAGAGAATATTCCAAGGGTTATTCCAAAGAACCTGGATTGCATCATTGAAGAAAATAGTTGGGACATACCAAATATTTTTACTCAAATGCAAAGACTAGGCAACATTGATAGGGAAGAGATGTTTAGAACATTCAACATGGGAATAGGGTATATACTAATCGTTCCAGAACAATACCAGAGAACAGTGGAAACTGTACTGGTGAAAGAAAACGTAGACTATAATAAGATCGGATACTTGAAGCGTAGTAACAATGAACACCAACAAGAGGCTCAGGTAAAAATCATATGA
- the purN gene encoding phosphoribosylglycinamide formyltransferase, with amino-acid sequence MKKIVVFASGEGSNFQVILDNMHSINGKIVALIVDRECKAVKRAELNNIPVVRIIKKQCNDRNEFDRQILKAMAYSEADYFVLAGFMSILSKEVVKKFPNRIINIHPSLLPAFPGVNSVQKALEYGVKYTGCTVHFVDDGVDTGPIIAQRIVPIIEGYTVRHLTEQVHVVEHDIFPIVVKLLCLDRIKVEGRRVKLLQGEEI; translated from the coding sequence ATGAAAAAAATAGTTGTGTTTGCCAGTGGCGAAGGCAGTAACTTTCAGGTCATATTAGATAATATGCACTCCATAAACGGTAAAATTGTGGCATTGATAGTGGATAGGGAATGTAAGGCTGTAAAAAGAGCTGAATTAAACAACATTCCTGTTGTTAGAATCATAAAGAAACAATGTAATGACAGAAACGAGTTTGATAGACAGATTCTAAAAGCCATGGCATACAGTGAAGCAGATTACTTTGTTTTAGCAGGATTCATGAGCATTTTAAGTAAAGAAGTGGTTAAAAAATTTCCTAACAGAATAATTAATATACACCCATCGTTACTTCCAGCTTTTCCAGGTGTCAACTCAGTTCAGAAGGCTTTAGAGTATGGAGTTAAATATACTGGATGTACAGTGCACTTTGTGGACGACGGTGTTGATACAGGACCGATAATAGCTCAAAGAATTGTGCCTATCATAGAGGGGTATACTGTCAGACATTTAACTGAACAGGTCCACGTGGTTGAACATGACATATTCCCAATAGTTGTAAAATTACTTTGTTTAGATAGGATTAAAGTGGAAGGTAGAAGAGTTAAATTGTTGCAGGGGGAGGAAATTTAA
- the purF gene encoding amidophosphoribosyltransferase: MVNPDQDKFKEECGVFGIFSKESVAPIIYYGLVSLQHRGQESAGISVSNGDYITEKRGLGLVDEAFKDYEIGSLKGRLGIGHVRYATFGGGTLINAQPLTFNCRLGNMSLAHNGNLVNAVEIRKQLEQQGTIFQTTNDSEVIAHLIARSTTDDLEGAIVSALSQIRGAYSLLILTPDKIMAIRDPRGIRPLVIGNLDGDFVVASETCALDTIGADLVREVEPGEMVIIDESGLTSNKILTGKKNAFCSFEYIYFARPDSEFQGKNVHVVRKNLGKILAKNYPLEADIVTGVPDSSLSAAAGFAEQLNIPYEMGLVRNRYIGRTFIKPSQENRITGVNLKLNPVKQLVKGKRVVMVDDSIVRGTTSKRIVSLLKKAGAKEVHVRIASPTVKYPCHLGIDTSSKGELLANKKNVEAMAKAIGADSLAFLTEKELYLGIGCKEGLCTACFTGEYPVPVKSESKSK; this comes from the coding sequence ATGGTGAATCCAGATCAAGACAAGTTTAAAGAAGAGTGTGGGGTGTTTGGGATATTTTCAAAGGAATCAGTGGCCCCAATCATTTATTATGGTCTAGTGTCTTTACAGCATAGAGGTCAAGAAAGTGCAGGGATATCTGTAAGTAACGGTGATTATATTACTGAAAAAAGAGGACTAGGGCTTGTTGATGAAGCTTTTAAAGACTACGAAATAGGTTCTTTAAAAGGTAGACTAGGCATCGGGCATGTTAGATATGCCACCTTTGGTGGAGGAACTTTGATTAACGCACAACCATTGACTTTTAACTGTAGGCTGGGAAACATGTCACTGGCACATAACGGAAACCTTGTTAATGCAGTAGAAATAAGAAAACAATTAGAACAACAAGGAACAATTTTTCAGACCACCAATGACAGTGAGGTTATCGCCCACCTAATCGCTAGGAGCACTACAGATGATTTAGAAGGTGCCATAGTGTCGGCACTTAGCCAAATCCGTGGTGCATATTCTTTGTTGATACTCACCCCTGACAAAATAATGGCCATAAGGGACCCCCGTGGTATTAGACCTTTGGTTATAGGTAATCTAGATGGAGACTTTGTGGTGGCCTCTGAAACCTGTGCTTTAGACACAATTGGAGCAGATCTAGTAAGAGAAGTTGAACCAGGGGAAATGGTAATAATAGATGAAAGTGGGCTGACTTCGAACAAGATTCTCACAGGGAAAAAGAATGCCTTTTGTTCCTTCGAGTATATATACTTTGCAAGGCCAGACAGCGAATTCCAAGGGAAAAATGTTCATGTGGTTAGAAAAAACCTAGGTAAGATTCTAGCGAAAAACTATCCACTTGAAGCAGATATTGTAACAGGTGTACCTGATTCAAGTCTTTCTGCTGCAGCAGGTTTTGCAGAACAACTTAATATCCCCTATGAAATGGGATTAGTGAGAAACAGGTATATAGGCAGAACCTTTATTAAACCAAGTCAAGAAAATAGAATTACAGGAGTTAACCTAAAACTAAACCCTGTAAAACAACTAGTTAAAGGCAAACGAGTGGTTATGGTGGATGACTCCATAGTTAGGGGTACAACTTCAAAGCGTATAGTATCATTACTGAAAAAGGCAGGAGCTAAAGAAGTTCATGTTCGTATAGCATCACCAACAGTGAAATACCCTTGTCATTTAGGTATAGACACTTCATCAAAGGGTGAGCTTTTGGCTAACAAAAAAAATGTTGAGGCCATGGCAAAAGCCATTGGGGCAGACTCCCTGGCATTTTTAACTGAAAAAGAGCTTTACTTAGGAATTGGTTGTAAAGAGGGTCTGTGTACAGCATGTTTCACTGGAGAGTACCCAGTACCTGTGAAGAGTGAAAGTAAAAGTAAATAG
- a CDS encoding IS1182 family transposase, with the protein MSFIQGTDRKQKTMFPDCIEDYIGEDNPVRVIDEYVKLVNMSAFTKSKEHRRGAPGYHPSVLLKLYLYGYVNGIRSSRKLETESHRNIEVVWLLQKLKPDFKTIADFRKENKTQLKQVFKDFTKLCKDLKLLGEEFIAIDGTKIQANNSKKNNFSKKKIQRHKQYIEDKVNSYLDLLESSDKDDSPKLKYTPEEIQKKIEKLKERKIKFEELEKKLQDSECNEVSTVDEDARLMDNKNNGVTVAYNIQTAVDSKHSIIVAYDVTNNPADQGNLNSLAEKAKDIFGKRKLEVAADKGYYQADDLMKCERNETTVYLPKQSYSNATGDKDFYGDKFTYVPEKDLYICPLGHELRRINHKSKEPKRIKYRNYDACKNCESKSKCTTAAKGRIINRSPNQDFLDTIDARTEANMDKYLQRQMIVEHPYGTIKRTMNAGYFLTRGMDSVTTETALVLLAYNFKRVINIIGVKELLRILVALRPTLSLYFYMFKSYCTKRQEIYG; encoded by the coding sequence ATGTCATTTATACAAGGTACAGATAGAAAGCAAAAAACAATGTTTCCTGACTGCATAGAAGATTACATAGGTGAGGATAATCCCGTTAGGGTAATTGATGAATACGTAAAACTGGTCAATATGAGTGCATTCACTAAATCAAAGGAACACCGCAGAGGTGCACCAGGATATCATCCCTCTGTTTTATTGAAGTTATATCTATATGGGTATGTAAATGGCATAAGATCATCTAGAAAGCTAGAAACAGAATCTCACAGGAATATAGAAGTGGTTTGGCTATTACAAAAACTAAAACCTGATTTTAAAACAATAGCTGATTTCAGGAAAGAAAATAAAACTCAGCTAAAACAAGTTTTCAAGGATTTTACTAAGTTGTGTAAGGATCTCAAACTATTAGGCGAGGAATTCATAGCAATAGATGGGACTAAAATTCAAGCTAATAATTCAAAGAAGAATAATTTCTCAAAGAAAAAAATACAGAGACACAAGCAATATATCGAAGATAAGGTTAATTCCTATCTAGATTTGTTAGAAAGCAGTGACAAAGACGATTCACCTAAACTTAAGTATACACCTGAAGAAATTCAGAAAAAAATTGAAAAACTCAAGGAGCGTAAAATTAAATTTGAAGAGTTGGAAAAAAAACTACAGGATAGCGAATGTAATGAAGTATCTACAGTTGACGAAGATGCTAGGCTTATGGACAACAAAAACAATGGTGTTACTGTAGCATATAACATACAAACAGCTGTAGACTCTAAGCATAGTATTATAGTGGCATATGATGTTACAAACAATCCCGCAGATCAAGGTAATCTAAATTCACTTGCAGAAAAGGCTAAAGATATATTTGGAAAAAGGAAACTTGAAGTAGCGGCAGATAAAGGCTATTACCAAGCAGACGACCTCATGAAATGTGAGAGAAACGAAACAACAGTCTATTTGCCAAAACAGTCGTATTCTAACGCCACAGGAGACAAAGATTTCTACGGAGATAAATTTACTTATGTGCCTGAAAAAGACTTATATATTTGTCCTTTGGGCCATGAATTACGCAGAATAAACCACAAATCAAAAGAACCAAAAAGAATAAAATATAGAAACTACGATGCCTGTAAAAACTGTGAATCAAAAAGCAAATGCACCACTGCAGCCAAAGGCAGGATAATAAATCGGTCACCTAACCAAGATTTTTTGGATACTATAGATGCTAGAACAGAAGCAAATATGGACAAATACCTACAAAGGCAGATGATTGTTGAGCATCCTTATGGAACCATCAAAAGGACAATGAATGCTGGGTATTTTTTAACAAGAGGGATGGATTCTGTAACTACAGAGACAGCCCTAGTTTTGCTAGCCTATAATTTTAAAAGAGTAATAAATATTATAGGAGTGAAAGAACTACTAAGGATATTAGTAGCTCTTAGACCCACTTTATCATTGTATTTTTATATGTTTAAGTCATATTGCACCAAAAGACAGGAAATTTACGGCTAA
- the purL gene encoding phosphoribosylformylglycinamidine synthase subunit PurL, protein MPEKYEMVGLIASEYEKIVSDLGREPSELELAMYGVLWSEHCSYKHSKKLLRNFPTQGERVVQGPGENAGILDGGDGLGIVFKIESHNHPSAVEPYQGAATGVGGIVRDIFSMGARPIALLNSLRFGHLDKPRNRFLMSGVVSGIAGYGNCLGIPDIGGEVYFDDCYDENPLVNAMCLGLIDINKIKKGLAQGKGNIVMLVGATTGRDGILGASFASANLDEDSEEKRPSVQVGDPFMEKLLLEACMELVDHPHIVGVQDLGAAGITSSACEMAARAQSGLELHLDRVHLRERGMNALEIMLSESQERMLYVVKPDGVNDVKAIFDKWGLKATEIGKVTDSKRIEIYHNGDLYASIPSLSIVDGVPLRDPQRKKPAYLEELELQTWENKKENNKENNKENNYEEIIKKMISHENIASRKWIYSQYDYMVQNNTVLRPGSSVGAVRVKGSKKAIGTTVDCNPVYPYLNPYQGGQMVVLESYRNLISAGFTPIGITNCLNYPNPEYPENYYVLEQSIKGIADACKALNTPVTGGNVSLYNQGINTKIHPTPVIGMVGIVDNHEKTITTPFKGEGHGLYVIGKLGDSLGGSAYQKIINGQVCGKLPSVSLDMEIEIGETMLELIKKGLLESATDISQGGLAIHLVKGCILGKVGADINLYDDDIEKALFAEGAGYLVSVTNDNVEEFERILNKEQIKWNFIGSTGGETITYKHLNNKIAELGLPEVTKEWEFALERMINGESRSRQV, encoded by the coding sequence ATGCCTGAGAAATATGAAATGGTAGGACTTATAGCCAGTGAATATGAAAAAATTGTTTCAGACTTAGGAAGAGAACCCAGTGAACTTGAACTGGCCATGTATGGAGTTCTATGGTCAGAGCATTGTAGCTATAAACATTCTAAAAAATTATTGAGGAATTTTCCCACGCAGGGGGAAAGGGTCGTCCAAGGTCCTGGGGAAAATGCAGGTATTTTAGATGGTGGAGATGGTTTAGGTATAGTTTTTAAAATCGAAAGTCATAATCATCCTTCTGCTGTTGAACCTTACCAAGGTGCTGCAACAGGAGTAGGTGGGATTGTTAGGGATATATTCAGTATGGGAGCAAGGCCAATTGCCTTACTTAACTCCCTTAGATTTGGACACCTTGATAAACCCCGTAATAGATTTTTAATGTCGGGGGTAGTAAGTGGAATTGCAGGTTACGGTAATTGTTTAGGGATACCTGACATAGGTGGTGAAGTTTACTTTGATGATTGCTATGACGAGAATCCATTAGTAAACGCCATGTGTCTAGGGCTGATAGATATAAATAAGATCAAAAAGGGTCTAGCTCAAGGAAAAGGGAATATAGTGATGCTCGTTGGAGCAACCACAGGTAGAGATGGTATTTTAGGTGCATCCTTTGCATCAGCTAACCTTGATGAGGATAGTGAAGAAAAAAGACCGTCAGTGCAAGTGGGAGATCCATTTATGGAAAAGCTTTTGTTGGAGGCATGTATGGAATTAGTAGACCATCCCCACATAGTTGGTGTTCAAGACCTTGGGGCAGCTGGAATAACTTCCTCAGCTTGTGAAATGGCAGCTAGGGCACAATCGGGGCTAGAGCTACACTTAGATAGAGTACACCTTAGGGAAAGGGGTATGAATGCATTAGAAATTATGCTCTCTGAGTCCCAAGAGAGAATGTTGTATGTTGTAAAACCAGATGGAGTAAATGATGTAAAGGCCATTTTTGACAAATGGGGCCTTAAAGCAACTGAAATTGGCAAAGTGACAGATAGTAAGCGTATTGAAATTTACCACAACGGTGATCTCTACGCCAGTATCCCTTCCTTATCCATTGTTGATGGTGTTCCCCTTAGGGATCCCCAAAGAAAAAAACCAGCCTATTTAGAGGAGCTGGAACTACAAACCTGGGAAAATAAGAAAGAAAATAACAAAGAAAATAACAAAGAAAATAACTATGAAGAGATAATTAAAAAAATGATCTCCCATGAAAATATAGCATCAAGAAAATGGATTTATTCTCAATACGATTATATGGTTCAAAACAATACTGTTCTACGTCCTGGTTCATCGGTGGGGGCAGTTAGAGTAAAGGGTAGTAAAAAAGCAATAGGTACAACTGTTGACTGTAATCCTGTATATCCCTATCTAAACCCATATCAAGGTGGGCAGATGGTTGTTCTAGAAAGCTACAGAAACCTAATTTCTGCGGGGTTTACCCCAATAGGGATTACCAACTGTTTGAACTATCCTAATCCCGAGTACCCTGAAAACTACTATGTATTAGAGCAATCCATTAAAGGGATTGCAGATGCCTGTAAGGCCCTAAATACCCCAGTGACCGGAGGAAATGTAAGTCTATATAATCAAGGTATTAACACAAAAATTCACCCAACCCCTGTTATAGGTATGGTAGGGATTGTAGATAATCATGAAAAAACCATAACCACACCATTTAAGGGTGAAGGTCATGGGCTATATGTAATAGGGAAGCTAGGGGATAGCTTAGGTGGTAGTGCATATCAGAAAATAATAAACGGACAGGTTTGTGGTAAGTTGCCTTCAGTATCACTGGATATGGAAATTGAGATAGGCGAAACCATGCTGGAGCTTATTAAAAAGGGGCTATTAGAATCTGCAACTGATATCTCCCAGGGAGGATTAGCAATACATTTGGTTAAGGGCTGCATTTTAGGTAAAGTAGGAGCAGACATTAACCTTTATGATGATGACATTGAAAAGGCTTTATTTGCCGAAGGAGCAGGATACTTAGTATCTGTTACAAATGATAATGTAGAAGAATTTGAAAGAATATTAAATAAGGAACAAATAAAATGGAATTTCATAGGGAGCACCGGAGGAGAAACCATCACCTATAAACACCTAAATAATAAGATAGCTGAGCTGGGTTTACCTGAAGTAACCAAGGAGTGGGAGTTTGCCTTAGAAAGGATGATAAATGGTGAATCCAGATCAAGACAAGTTTAA
- the purD gene encoding phosphoribosylamine--glycine ligase yields the protein MVLGGGGREHSIITKLLESSSVEKIYWVGTKNKKSLNKVEVVMNIELLDFPKLALLAKDKNIAYTIVGPELPLTEGIVDYFQKEELLILGPNKSGAKMEGSKTFAKEIMLKNNVPTAKYVAIKNVNHGKEIISKWGTPIVIKVDGLAQGKGVVIPKTQKEAILELEEMFNKYPKQKIFAEEFFVGPEVSFMALVSRNKFLSLVPARDYKRIYDGNQGPNTGGMGSIASWDLLTKEDTEFIEENVIKRTLEGLQKEGIEFTGILYAGMIMTLDGPKVLEFNTRFGDPEAQSILQLLDCDFAQLLYGATKGELPGKLPFKDKVALTMVMASGGYPGKYESGLEIKGLEELSCKVFEAGTDYANGKIITAGGRVLNLTTVGKNVAACREILYKEQQKITFLGKYFRNDIGL from the coding sequence ATGGTACTTGGAGGCGGAGGTAGGGAACACTCCATCATTACAAAGCTCCTTGAAAGTAGTTCTGTAGAGAAAATATATTGGGTAGGAACAAAAAACAAAAAGAGCTTAAATAAAGTTGAAGTAGTAATGAACATAGAATTACTAGATTTCCCCAAACTTGCTTTATTGGCTAAAGATAAGAATATAGCTTATACCATCGTTGGACCGGAGCTCCCTTTAACAGAAGGGATAGTGGATTATTTCCAAAAGGAAGAACTCCTCATACTTGGCCCTAACAAAAGCGGGGCGAAGATGGAAGGAAGCAAAACCTTTGCTAAAGAAATAATGCTTAAAAATAATGTGCCCACAGCTAAATATGTGGCAATAAAAAATGTCAACCATGGAAAGGAGATAATCTCCAAATGGGGGACGCCAATTGTCATAAAGGTTGATGGTCTTGCCCAAGGCAAGGGTGTTGTAATACCTAAAACCCAGAAGGAAGCCATATTAGAACTAGAAGAGATGTTTAATAAATACCCCAAACAGAAGATATTCGCAGAAGAATTTTTTGTAGGACCTGAAGTTTCTTTCATGGCACTTGTCAGTAGAAATAAATTCTTATCACTGGTTCCAGCTAGAGACTACAAAAGAATCTATGATGGAAATCAAGGACCAAATACAGGGGGTATGGGATCCATAGCTTCTTGGGATTTGCTGACAAAAGAAGACACGGAGTTCATAGAGGAAAATGTCATAAAAAGAACCCTAGAAGGCTTGCAAAAAGAGGGGATTGAGTTTACGGGTATCCTTTATGCAGGTATGATCATGACTTTAGATGGACCTAAGGTTTTGGAATTCAACACAAGATTCGGAGACCCAGAAGCTCAATCCATCCTACAACTACTAGATTGTGATTTTGCCCAGTTGCTTTATGGAGCCACCAAAGGGGAACTCCCAGGGAAACTACCCTTCAAGGACAAAGTAGCGTTAACTATGGTTATGGCTTCAGGTGGATATCCAGGGAAATATGAAAGTGGTTTGGAAATAAAGGGTCTAGAAGAGTTGTCCTGCAAGGTTTTTGAGGCTGGAACGGATTACGCTAATGGCAAGATAATTACCGCTGGTGGTAGGGTTTTGAACCTGACAACAGTAGGAAAAAATGTTGCTGCATGTCGAGAAATCCTTTACAAGGAACAACAAAAAATAACATTTCTCGGGAAATATTTTAGAAACGACATAGGGTTGTAG